In Uranotaenia lowii strain MFRU-FL chromosome 2, ASM2978415v1, whole genome shotgun sequence, one genomic interval encodes:
- the LOC129747315 gene encoding zinc finger protein 277, whose amino-acid sequence MTSSIDSVAGEGPSSPPAPVTSSVIGPLNFGKDDSDIEAPPTRLTDESAVPCMFCENIYDFRENGIRDQYLAHLYLVHRLVVADVTEIDCLASYAKFWKEKFLQDPVEKYCAAMLLNQLPDGTPASNEKYFLLSDIEPTDYELRLRLKREMMELVLTRHQFERTDRNFNRGCLYCRDFRSESRVEFIEHLYKKHFLLLGKAENLVFVDELIDTVQQKMDQLVCLYCEKIFKDRPTLKEHMRKKGHKRINPENKIYDRFFLVNYRNDRFKKPASTTKQPVSINVRPQEKSPFHSEDSDSDWSDWYGEDQKTTCLFCPNAKEKIEDLKAHMIAEHSFDFDAQVIGLSFYQRVKVVNFIRRQMHVMKCVMCREDFSSRENLENHLKEQNHYGIGDQQLWDQPEFFFPTYEDDQFLCHLEDDSPDQSDDSSVVISEKVSANISAEAESLSLEQFKFV is encoded by the coding sequence CTCCCACTCGACTAACGGATGAGAGCGCCGTACCATGTATGTTCTGTGAGAACATTTACGATTTTCGCGAGAACGGGATTCGAGATCAGTACCTTGCCCATCTGTATCTGGTTCATCGATTGGTCGTAGCGGACGTGACGGAAATTGATTGCCTAGCTAGTTATGCAAAGTTTTGGAAAGAGAAATTTCTACAAGATCCAGTCGAAAAGTATTGCGCGGCGATGTTGCTCAATCAGCTTCCGGATGGAACACCGGCTAGCAACGAGAAATATTTCCTTCTGAGCGATATTGAACCTACAGATTACGAGCTTCGTTTACGATTGAAACGAGAGATGATGGAACTGGTGCTAACGAGACATCAGTTTGAACGAACCGATCGGAACTTCAACCGTGGCTGTTTGTACTGTAGAGATTTTAGATCGGAAAGTCGTGTTGAGTTTATCGAGCATTTGTACAAGAAACATTTTCTACTTCTGGGAAAAGCAGAAAATCTAGTCTTCGTGGATGAGCTTATCGATACAGTACAACAAAAAATGGACCAGCTCGTGTGTTTGTACTGTGAGAAGATTTTTAAAGATCGTCCCACACTCAAGGAACACATGCGAAAGAAAGGACACAAACGAATTAATcccgaaaacaaaatttacgaTCGATTCTTCCTGGTCAACTATCGCAATGATCGCTTCAAAAAACCTGCTAGCACAACCAAACAACCGGTGTCAATAAATGTGAGGCCACAAGAAAAATCTCCTTTTCACTCAGAAGACTCGGATTCCGATTGGTCCGATTGGTATGGCGAGGATCAGAAAACCACTTGTTTGTTCTGTCCGAACGCCAAAGAGAAAATAGAGGACCTTAAAGCCCACATGATTGCGGAACATAGTTTCGACTTTGACGCTCAAGTAATCGGTTTGAGTTTCTATCAACGCGTTAAAGTAGTcaatttcatccgaagacaaATGCATGTGATGAAATGTGTGATGTGTCGGGAAGATTTTTCTTCCagagaaaatctggaaaatcaTCTCAAAGAGCAGAATCACTATGGCATAGGCGACCAACAACTATGGGATCAGCCGGAGTTTTTCTTTCCCACGTACGAGGACGATCAATTCTTGTGCCATTTGGAAGACGATAGCCCAGATCAATCCGACGACAGTTCAGTAGTTATTTCTGAAAAGGTTAGCGCAAACATAAGCGCTGAAGCCGAATCCCTTTCGTTAGAACAGTTTAAATTTGTATAG